Proteins encoded within one genomic window of Synechococcus sp. PCC 7335:
- a CDS encoding AraC family transcriptional regulator: protein MTLSISVPEFLSQHPDVDIQTEAMRSPWTIPLQDQSDRSCGYRQEVNLRPGLSVLIDNYTLQDDLLVEVGSGQACEPSLSMELSFMLIGHNRSEETPAYHNFLEVDWDSTTGGKFFWQAGERVLKFDIHISAHLFETLIAPQQSSLPQPLVQLLQSTRPGSPRFYQMQPTSAATDTVIQQLLNCPYQGPTRWLFWESKVLEILVLQLEQLSHCRPSNPATFSATDIDRIYYACEILQKRLVNPPSLLELAHLVGLNDCTLKRGFRQVLDTTVFGYLTEQRMKKARRLLAQRQSVATVATAVGYASPTAFSGAFKKCVGLSPKRYQTSGCRLPINA, encoded by the coding sequence ATGACGTTGTCGATTTCTGTGCCTGAATTTTTGAGCCAGCATCCTGATGTTGATATCCAGACAGAAGCGATGCGATCGCCCTGGACAATTCCGCTGCAAGATCAAAGCGATCGCAGCTGTGGATATCGCCAAGAGGTCAACCTGCGCCCTGGCCTAAGCGTTCTTATAGACAACTACACCCTTCAAGATGACCTCTTGGTAGAAGTTGGCAGTGGCCAAGCCTGCGAACCTTCTTTAAGCATGGAACTCAGCTTCATGCTCATTGGCCACAACCGCAGCGAAGAAACCCCGGCCTACCACAACTTTTTGGAGGTTGACTGGGATAGTACAACGGGTGGCAAGTTCTTCTGGCAGGCGGGGGAGCGCGTGCTCAAGTTCGACATTCACATCAGTGCTCATCTCTTCGAGACGCTGATTGCGCCACAACAGTCCTCTCTCCCTCAGCCACTGGTCCAGCTTCTCCAGAGCACCCGACCCGGTTCACCGCGATTTTATCAGATGCAGCCTACCTCAGCAGCTACCGACACGGTGATTCAGCAGCTCTTAAACTGTCCTTACCAAGGCCCAACGCGGTGGCTGTTTTGGGAAAGCAAAGTGCTAGAAATCCTGGTTCTACAGCTAGAGCAGCTTAGCCACTGTCGGCCGTCTAATCCAGCCACATTCTCTGCCACTGATATTGACCGTATTTACTACGCCTGTGAGATTTTACAGAAACGCCTAGTCAATCCACCCTCGCTCTTGGAGTTAGCTCACCTCGTTGGACTAAACGACTGCACCCTCAAACGGGGATTTCGACAAGTGCTAGATACTACTGTGTTTGGCTATCTCACTGAGCAGCGCATGAAAAAAGCGCGGCGGCTGCTTGCTCAACGGCAATCTGTCGCGACCGTTGCCACAGCAGTCGGGTATGCCAGCCCAACTGCCTTTAGCGGCGCGTTTAAAAAGTGCGTTGGTCTCTCTCCCAAACGCTACCAGACCAGTGGTTGCAGGCTGCCGATTAATGCTTGA
- a CDS encoding EamA family transporter: MNAEQSWWIFALLSAVFAALTTIFAKAGVESVNSNLATAIRTVVILAVAWGIVWHRGEWRGWMNISRKSMLFLVLSGAATGLSWLCYFRALQLGPASLVAPIDKSGLVLILIFSAVFFGEPLTTKSILGTGLMLAGTLVVLQK, encoded by the coding sequence ATGAATGCCGAACAAAGCTGGTGGATTTTTGCGTTGTTGTCTGCGGTGTTTGCAGCGCTGACTACAATCTTTGCCAAGGCTGGCGTGGAGTCAGTCAATTCTAATTTGGCGACAGCTATTCGGACGGTGGTAATTTTAGCGGTGGCCTGGGGAATTGTTTGGCATAGAGGCGAGTGGCGAGGGTGGATGAATATTTCTCGTAAGTCAATGCTGTTTTTGGTGCTGTCAGGGGCTGCTACGGGACTTTCCTGGCTTTGTTATTTCAGAGCTTTGCAGCTCGGCCCAGCATCATTAGTTGCACCTATCGATAAGTCAGGGTTGGTTTTGATTTTAATTTTTTCGGCGGTGTTTTTCGGCGAGCCTCTAACGACGAAGTCTATTCTAGGTACAGGTTTGATGCTGGCTGGAACGCTGGTTGTATTACAGAAGTAG
- a CDS encoding ABC transporter ATP-binding protein, whose protein sequence is MTTSALTTQKLTLGYDGKTIIDTLDIAIPSGKITALVGPNGCGKSTLLKGLGRLLKPAHGFVYLDNTSIAKLSTKAVARQMGLLPQGPSAPEGLTVRELVAQGRYPHQSWLKQWSREDEQQVEAALATTELQDLSNRPVDSLSGGQRQRAWIAMILAQNTQILLLDEPTTFLDLAHQIEVLDLLYELNQREERTIVMVLHELNQACRYADHLVAMKAGGIFAQGDPYTVMTSTLVKEVFNLDCKIIADPVAGTPLCIPIGRKVAVGVGV, encoded by the coding sequence ATGACAACCTCTGCACTCACAACTCAGAAGCTCACCTTGGGCTACGACGGTAAAACCATTATCGACACGCTAGATATCGCGATTCCCTCTGGCAAGATTACGGCGCTTGTCGGACCCAATGGCTGCGGTAAATCCACGTTGTTAAAAGGACTCGGCAGACTGCTCAAGCCTGCACACGGGTTTGTTTATCTCGATAACACTTCTATTGCCAAGCTCTCGACAAAAGCGGTTGCAAGACAAATGGGACTCTTGCCCCAAGGCCCCTCTGCGCCTGAAGGATTAACCGTACGAGAACTCGTCGCACAAGGACGCTATCCACATCAGAGTTGGCTAAAACAATGGAGCCGGGAAGACGAACAACAGGTAGAAGCCGCGCTAGCGACTACTGAACTGCAAGATTTATCGAACCGGCCTGTAGATAGCTTGTCTGGCGGGCAAAGACAGCGAGCTTGGATTGCTATGATACTGGCTCAAAACACGCAAATTCTGCTGCTAGATGAGCCGACGACGTTTCTTGATCTCGCTCATCAAATCGAAGTATTGGATTTGTTATACGAACTCAATCAGCGAGAAGAACGCACGATTGTAATGGTGCTGCACGAGCTTAACCAAGCCTGTCGCTACGCGGATCATCTGGTGGCAATGAAAGCGGGTGGGATCTTCGCGCAGGGAGATCCTTACACGGTGATGACATCAACCCTCGTGAAGGAAGTATTCAATTTAGACTGTAAAATCATTGCGGACCCGGTCGCTGGAACGCCGCTGTGTATTCCGATTGGGAGAAAGGTCGCAGTGGGTGTAGGCGTATGA
- a CDS encoding iron ABC transporter permease: MNSVKPQVEYTSLDTAGKNKQWLVFRTNQLSLRLDKRVPGILLGLIVVTLAAMVWSVGQGEYPVPPLDVVRTVFGLPTDNADYAFIVNTLRLPRTLVAWGVGVGLAIAGTLTQAISRNPLASPDIIGFNSGAALAAVSLIVVFPAVPISLLPLAAMGGALSVAILIYLVAWQGGSSPVRLVLVGIGLSFVAIALTDLMVTFGNIYDVSQALVWLAGSVYGRSWAQVIAFAPWLIVFGLFSLVQSRELNALQMGDEVAKSLGSRIEWQRGWLLLSAVALSGAAVATAGTIGFVGLMSPHIARQLVGPSHEGLLPVAALTGGLVVVIADLIGRLLFAPIELPCGIVTAVIGAPYFLYLLIRDRP, from the coding sequence ATGAATTCTGTAAAGCCTCAGGTTGAATACACTTCTTTGGACACTGCTGGAAAGAATAAGCAGTGGTTGGTTTTTCGCACTAATCAGCTCTCCTTACGATTAGACAAGCGGGTTCCCGGCATTTTGCTGGGGCTGATTGTTGTCACGCTGGCGGCGATGGTTTGGAGTGTTGGGCAAGGAGAGTATCCGGTGCCACCGCTGGATGTGGTCCGGACGGTGTTTGGATTGCCAACTGACAATGCTGACTATGCCTTCATTGTGAATACGTTGCGGCTACCTCGGACACTGGTGGCTTGGGGGGTCGGTGTCGGGTTGGCAATTGCCGGTACGCTCACTCAGGCGATCTCTCGCAATCCGCTGGCATCACCTGACATCATCGGCTTTAATTCGGGCGCGGCTTTGGCTGCGGTCAGCCTGATTGTTGTTTTTCCTGCTGTGCCGATTAGTCTGCTGCCGCTAGCTGCGATGGGCGGCGCGTTGAGCGTTGCCATTTTGATTTATCTGGTGGCTTGGCAAGGAGGGAGTTCTCCCGTCCGGCTTGTTTTAGTCGGGATTGGGTTGAGCTTTGTGGCGATCGCGCTGACAGATCTGATGGTGACTTTTGGCAATATCTACGATGTGAGTCAGGCTCTGGTGTGGCTGGCGGGTAGTGTGTACGGGCGCAGCTGGGCGCAAGTGATTGCGTTTGCACCCTGGCTAATTGTTTTTGGTCTGTTTTCTTTGGTGCAAAGCCGGGAGCTAAATGCTTTGCAGATGGGTGACGAGGTAGCCAAGTCGCTCGGTAGCCGGATTGAATGGCAACGAGGCTGGCTGTTGCTCAGTGCGGTTGCACTCTCTGGTGCGGCGGTGGCCACAGCCGGGACCATTGGATTTGTTGGACTGATGTCTCCTCATATTGCAAGGCAGCTGGTTGGCCCTTCTCATGAGGGACTGTTGCCTGTCGCAGCATTGACAGGTGGTCTGGTTGTGGTTATTGCAGATCTGATTGGCAGACTGTTGTTTGCGCCGATTGAGCTGCCTTGTGGCATTGTCACAGCGGTGATTGGTGCGCCTTATTTCTTGTATTTACTCATTCGCGATCGCCCATGA
- a CDS encoding iron ABC transporter permease: MSAQTIWRNSSQALLSVGLLLGIVLLLGCLVASIALGVADIGPGEVYRALIAPDGSTEHLIIRTVRIPRSLTALLVGSAIAVAGALMQGLTRNPLAEPGILGINSGAAFAVVLSVFWLNTSSLSLYAVFALVGAAVAAVTVYVLGSLGRGGLTPLNLTIAGAALTALVSSLTTAMLILSQRTLEEIRFWLAGSVAGRDMDLVVQVLPYLAVGLCLGLVMGKQLTTLSLGEETAQGLGQNTLWIKGLAAVSIVLLAGGSVAIAGPIGFLGLIVPHVVRFWTGADYRWTLPYSAVAGASLLLLADVVARLVIQPQELPVGIVMPILGAPFFVYLVRSQVRR, translated from the coding sequence GTGTCAGCTCAGACTATTTGGCGAAATTCGTCTCAGGCGCTGCTATCGGTGGGACTGCTCTTAGGAATCGTTCTTCTTTTAGGCTGCTTAGTCGCGAGCATTGCTCTGGGCGTTGCAGATATTGGCCCTGGGGAGGTCTATCGGGCGCTGATCGCACCGGATGGATCGACTGAGCACTTGATTATTCGCACGGTGCGAATTCCTCGGTCACTGACGGCGCTGCTTGTGGGTTCAGCGATCGCAGTAGCCGGCGCTCTTATGCAAGGACTCACTCGCAATCCACTCGCTGAACCGGGGATCTTAGGCATCAATTCAGGTGCTGCGTTTGCAGTGGTGCTAAGCGTTTTCTGGCTCAACACGAGTTCGCTCAGCTTGTATGCGGTGTTCGCCCTAGTCGGCGCGGCGGTGGCTGCTGTTACGGTCTATGTATTGGGATCTCTAGGGAGAGGTGGATTAACGCCACTGAATTTAACGATTGCAGGTGCGGCTTTAACGGCGCTCGTTTCTTCACTCACGACGGCGATGCTAATTCTCTCTCAGCGGACGTTGGAAGAGATTCGCTTTTGGCTAGCAGGGTCAGTGGCTGGGCGAGATATGGATCTCGTTGTACAGGTTTTGCCTTACTTAGCCGTAGGTCTCTGTTTGGGGTTAGTGATGGGAAAGCAGCTGACGACGCTAAGCCTGGGAGAAGAGACAGCGCAAGGATTAGGGCAGAATACGCTCTGGATAAAGGGGCTTGCGGCAGTGAGTATTGTGCTGCTGGCAGGTGGGTCGGTGGCGATCGCAGGGCCGATCGGCTTTCTAGGGTTGATTGTGCCGCACGTTGTGAGATTTTGGACGGGGGCAGACTATCGCTGGACGCTGCCCTATTCTGCCGTGGCAGGGGCGAGCTTGTTGTTGTTGGCAGATGTTGTTGCAAGGTTAGTTATTCAGCCGCAGGAGCTACCAGTGGGAATTGTGATGCCGATTTTAGGTGCACCGTTTTTTGTTTATTTGGTGCGTTCTCAGGTGAGGCGTTGA
- a CDS encoding ABC transporter ATP-binding protein encodes MLLVAATKQSYRKFLITYLLPQRGRVVGLAIALLSNIALQLVNPQILRYFIDTAVGGGAQSRLIIAALGFMAIALIQQSLKIVATALSETIAWSATNRLRIDLVQHCLQLDLAFNHAHTPGELTERVDGDVDALSHFFSQFVLQIVGNLLLVVGVLVMLWREDWRAGMSLSVFAAVALGVLSWLQTLAVEPWRKYRQVSAEFYGFVGEYLSGLEDIRANGAVGYVMQRCYRMLRVWLKAFHGARFTSTLLWGTTVGLFSMGTAITLALGAYLWSRGAITIGTVYLLYYYATLLEEPIESIREELEQFQQAAASFERIQDLFQQRSRLRLAYSRLDKQAVLPKGPLSVKFEAVQFGYRTEPTLKNITFELPASQTLGILGRTGSGKSTIARLLLRLYDIQQGAICLSDVNIAEIAPNSLSRYVVLVTQDVQLFQTTVRNNLTFFNSHVSDEQILETLDYLGLTPWLESLPQGLYTELGADSSGLSAGQAQLLALARVFLKDVLEDVGLVILDEASSRLDPTTEVLVEQAVDRLLCTSGATTATHRRTGIIIAHRLKTIMRADQILILEQGQVVEYGDRIVLMQNPYSRFSQLLKANSASLPNQFA; translated from the coding sequence ATGCTCCTTGTGGCTGCAACAAAACAGAGCTATCGAAAATTTTTGATTACCTATCTGTTGCCGCAGCGGGGTCGGGTGGTTGGGTTGGCGATCGCGCTGCTCAGTAACATTGCTCTACAGCTCGTCAATCCTCAAATCTTGCGCTACTTCATCGATACAGCGGTTGGTGGAGGCGCTCAATCACGCTTGATCATAGCGGCGTTGGGATTCATGGCGATCGCACTTATCCAACAAAGCTTGAAAATCGTCGCGACTGCTCTTAGTGAAACGATTGCCTGGAGCGCGACCAACCGACTTCGCATCGATCTAGTGCAGCACTGTCTTCAGCTTGATTTAGCCTTTAATCACGCACACACTCCCGGCGAACTTACTGAGCGAGTAGATGGTGATGTAGATGCACTCTCCCATTTTTTCTCTCAGTTTGTACTGCAGATAGTGGGTAACCTGCTGTTGGTCGTCGGCGTCTTAGTGATGCTGTGGCGAGAAGATTGGCGAGCAGGTATGAGCCTTAGCGTATTTGCTGCCGTTGCATTAGGTGTTTTGAGCTGGTTACAAACGCTAGCTGTTGAGCCCTGGCGTAAGTATCGGCAGGTCAGCGCTGAATTTTATGGTTTTGTAGGAGAGTATCTGAGCGGATTGGAAGATATTCGCGCGAATGGTGCAGTGGGCTATGTGATGCAGCGCTGCTATCGCATGTTGAGAGTTTGGCTGAAGGCTTTTCACGGGGCTAGGTTTACAAGTACCCTACTGTGGGGGACAACGGTGGGCTTGTTCTCTATGGGGACAGCGATCACACTCGCGTTAGGTGCCTATTTGTGGAGTCGCGGCGCCATTACGATTGGCACCGTTTATCTGTTGTATTATTACGCAACGTTGCTAGAAGAACCCATAGAAAGCATTCGAGAAGAACTAGAACAGTTTCAACAAGCAGCAGCTAGCTTTGAACGCATTCAAGACTTGTTTCAGCAACGAAGTCGTTTGCGCTTGGCCTATTCACGTTTAGACAAGCAGGCTGTATTACCGAAAGGCCCATTGTCAGTAAAGTTTGAGGCCGTTCAGTTTGGATACAGAACAGAGCCAACGCTAAAAAACATAACGTTTGAACTTCCGGCAAGTCAGACGCTAGGCATATTAGGACGTACGGGCAGCGGTAAAAGTACAATTGCTCGGCTGTTATTACGGCTATATGATATCCAGCAAGGTGCGATTTGTTTGAGTGACGTCAATATCGCTGAGATTGCGCCAAACTCACTTTCTCGCTATGTAGTTCTAGTCACTCAAGACGTACAGCTTTTTCAAACGACGGTCCGTAACAATCTCACCTTTTTCAATTCTCATGTTTCAGATGAACAAATATTAGAAACGCTAGATTATCTGGGCTTAACGCCATGGTTAGAGAGTCTACCGCAAGGATTATATACAGAGCTGGGAGCTGATAGCAGTGGACTATCGGCAGGACAAGCTCAGCTGTTGGCGTTGGCGCGGGTCTTCTTGAAAGATGTCTTAGAAGATGTCGGGCTGGTGATATTAGATGAGGCATCTTCCAGGTTAGATCCGACAACGGAAGTTTTAGTGGAGCAAGCTGTGGACAGACTTTTGTGTACTAGCGGAGCCACTACAGCGACGCATCGTCGTACTGGCATCATTATTGCGCACCGACTGAAAACAATTATGCGAGCAGACCAGATATTGATTCTAGAGCAGGGACAGGTGGTTGAGTATGGTGATCGCATCGTCCTCATGCAAAATCCTTACTCGCGCTTCTCACAGCTACTCAAGGCTAATTCAGCCTCATTGCCAAACCAATTTGCTTGA
- a CDS encoding helix-turn-helix transcriptional regulator, which yields MAIKISRADYDLLWQQANPSLKMSEENDFFEVRSLAPEQIGQGYIQKIQWSGIELMIFNYRLHDDLFVKTKAHHTSDPCREIGFNLSGNRCGKHTGESFIEWGHNEYDSDTEWTSVTYANDEIRKVDIHLNSSESLTQTVSDTLNRLPRAISQKVTTGSYTEEINRITPAMRVALEQIFCCPFQGKTKQLYLESKCLELIALKLEQIQGIHTQSNAAVLGPDDIERIYLAENILTQEIENPPSLVLLAKRVKLNEHKLKVGFRQVFDTTVFGYLHRYRMEKARQLLDQQRMNVKEVSRAVGYANQSRFAVAFRREFGINPKAYFLSRRSGWGEKRSG from the coding sequence ATGGCCATTAAAATCTCCCGTGCAGATTACGATTTACTTTGGCAACAGGCAAATCCATCACTCAAAATGTCTGAAGAGAATGATTTTTTCGAGGTGCGATCGCTTGCTCCCGAACAGATAGGTCAGGGCTACATCCAAAAGATTCAGTGGTCCGGCATCGAGCTGATGATTTTTAATTACCGTCTCCACGATGATTTGTTTGTAAAAACAAAAGCGCACCACACGAGCGATCCGTGCCGCGAGATTGGGTTCAACCTATCCGGTAATCGCTGCGGAAAACACACAGGTGAAAGCTTTATTGAGTGGGGACACAATGAGTATGACAGCGATACAGAATGGACGTCTGTTACCTATGCCAATGACGAGATTCGAAAGGTAGACATTCACTTAAACTCGTCCGAATCCTTAACACAGACAGTTTCGGACACATTAAACCGATTACCCAGGGCTATCTCTCAAAAAGTTACAACAGGAAGCTACACTGAGGAAATCAACAGAATCACACCCGCGATGCGAGTGGCTTTAGAGCAGATTTTTTGCTGTCCCTTTCAGGGTAAAACTAAGCAGCTTTATTTGGAGAGCAAGTGTCTGGAGCTGATTGCGCTCAAGTTAGAACAGATTCAAGGGATTCACACACAAAGCAATGCCGCTGTTCTAGGACCAGATGACATTGAACGTATTTATCTCGCCGAAAATATTCTCACTCAAGAGATAGAAAATCCACCTTCGCTAGTCTTACTCGCCAAAAGAGTGAAACTCAATGAGCATAAGCTCAAAGTCGGCTTTCGGCAGGTGTTCGACACAACCGTATTTGGCTACTTACACCGGTACCGTATGGAAAAAGCTCGCCAGTTGCTAGACCAGCAGCGAATGAATGTGAAAGAAGTTTCTAGGGCCGTAGGATATGCAAATCAAAGCCGATTTGCGGTTGCTTTTCGCAGAGAGTTTGGAATCAATCCTAAGGCTTATTTCCTTAGCCGCCGATCCGGTTGGGGCGAAAAACGATCCGGTTGA
- a CDS encoding TonB-dependent receptor, with the protein MKLTIGKERLTARRLIDLVTRSLLGAMLCIGVEAISIRSAWASEQNPGDWFAQISEPTSQEITGLQILETDAGFEIVLVTEGSLPAASVSTVGNAVVLEIADAVLALSEGDRFEEFSPAEGVALVQVSNTVGGVEIAITGTDAPPVVESSSGPQGFSVSVFPGVAITDNTLEESSEDEIQLTVTATRREETLDDIPRSVTIITREDLEAQTALSRRNVEDILSRLIPGASPPSGRTLGTFNLRGQEVSILIDGIPQDTNSNATFSAPLAGLDPSTIERIEVVRGPNAIFGGQAIGGVVNIITRQPAEDELVHTTELGISSALTNANEGQGYTVSQQISGRSGAVDFTGGVTFDFVGQSYDAEGDRVGDAFSFDNTRSLNGLLNIGVNLSEQERLQLRANYTQSRRVSDFVSDESIADIPGIQKARLIRRPDGTQIIGAEDDTRFDNTNISLSYSDENLFGSEFLGQLYYRSYSTDGGFPSDNRLFGGTTISFQRGETEQFGTRLQVDTPFNEEETLSLLWGLDYSQDRIFQNSVFFDTEEFDNSGGLIFRQTEEAAFIPPYDFSDLGLFAQMQWEPTDRWTLNGGTRYVNLQASVDDYQAISLFSEDPPRDIEGGSVNADGFVFNVGTVYDFADNVSAFASFGQGFSFPDLGRVLRRPPGEIDSFADTIDLNSPVRVDNYELGIRGNWNTVQTSLAGFFNYSDSGFDLLFNEDGTLRNVRAPRRVYGVEGTVDWQPASNWRLGSTLSWQEGELDEDNDSEFLAFDSFTISPIKATAYIENQTTTNWRNRLQLLYSGNRSRGFDDGNDGAPIDAYLTVDLLSTLDVGNGEVSLGVRNLFNALYFPVEAQAVAPFFDPGNYAGSGTSLSLSYKFTW; encoded by the coding sequence ATGAAGTTGACAATAGGAAAAGAGCGTTTAACGGCTCGCAGATTAATAGATCTAGTGACGAGATCACTGCTCGGGGCAATGTTATGCATCGGCGTTGAAGCTATAAGCATTCGGTCTGCCTGGGCAAGCGAACAAAACCCGGGGGACTGGTTTGCACAGATCAGCGAGCCAACATCGCAAGAAATTACTGGTCTGCAGATTCTTGAGACAGACGCTGGCTTTGAGATTGTTTTAGTGACTGAAGGAAGCTTGCCTGCAGCGTCTGTTTCTACAGTTGGTAATGCTGTTGTGCTGGAGATTGCGGATGCTGTGCTGGCATTGTCAGAGGGCGATCGCTTTGAGGAGTTTAGCCCCGCAGAAGGGGTTGCGCTGGTGCAAGTGTCGAACACAGTGGGTGGTGTTGAAATTGCCATCACAGGCACAGATGCGCCGCCTGTTGTAGAGTCTAGCTCTGGGCCTCAAGGCTTCTCAGTCAGCGTGTTTCCGGGTGTTGCAATCACAGATAACACTTTGGAAGAGTCTTCAGAAGATGAAATCCAATTAACGGTTACGGCGACCCGCCGAGAAGAAACACTAGACGATATCCCAAGATCGGTTACCATTATCACCCGAGAAGACCTCGAAGCACAAACGGCACTCAGCCGCCGCAATGTTGAAGATATTTTGTCTCGGCTCATTCCAGGGGCTAGCCCACCTTCTGGGAGAACGTTAGGAACGTTCAATCTGCGAGGGCAAGAGGTTAGCATTCTGATTGATGGCATCCCGCAGGATACTAATAGTAATGCAACGTTCTCTGCTCCCTTAGCAGGACTTGATCCTTCTACCATCGAGCGGATTGAAGTGGTGCGTGGTCCTAATGCTATCTTTGGCGGGCAGGCTATTGGCGGCGTGGTGAATATCATCACCCGTCAGCCTGCTGAAGATGAGCTTGTTCATACCACAGAACTCGGCATTAGCTCAGCGCTGACGAATGCCAATGAAGGCCAGGGGTACACCGTATCTCAACAGATTTCAGGTAGAAGTGGAGCCGTTGATTTCACGGGCGGTGTTACCTTTGACTTTGTGGGACAGTCGTATGATGCAGAGGGCGATCGCGTTGGTGATGCTTTCAGCTTTGACAACACCCGCAGCCTGAATGGATTGTTGAATATAGGGGTCAACCTTAGCGAGCAAGAGCGCCTACAGCTTAGAGCAAACTACACCCAGTCCAGACGAGTATCCGACTTTGTTTCTGACGAAAGTATTGCTGACATTCCAGGAATACAAAAGGCGCGACTGATTCGCCGCCCGGATGGAACACAAATTATTGGCGCGGAAGACGACACCCGATTTGATAATACGAACATATCACTCAGCTACAGTGATGAAAATCTCTTTGGTAGTGAGTTTTTAGGACAGCTGTATTACCGCTCCTATTCAACAGATGGTGGATTCCCGTCCGACAATCGGTTGTTTGGGGGGACCACTATCTCATTTCAGCGAGGCGAAACAGAGCAGTTTGGCACACGCCTACAGGTCGATACGCCTTTTAATGAGGAAGAAACTTTGAGCTTACTGTGGGGCTTAGACTATAGCCAGGACAGGATTTTTCAAAACTCAGTATTCTTTGACACAGAGGAATTTGACAACAGCGGTGGCCTAATTTTTCGGCAGACTGAAGAAGCCGCCTTTATTCCACCATACGACTTTAGTGACTTGGGGCTATTTGCTCAGATGCAATGGGAGCCGACGGATCGGTGGACTCTCAACGGCGGCACTCGCTATGTGAATCTTCAGGCTAGCGTCGATGACTATCAGGCGATTAGTCTCTTTAGCGAAGACCCCCCGAGAGATATTGAAGGGGGCAGTGTCAATGCTGACGGATTTGTTTTTAATGTCGGTACCGTATACGACTTTGCGGATAACGTGAGTGCATTTGCCAGCTTCGGACAAGGTTTTTCTTTTCCTGATTTAGGTCGTGTGCTCAGGCGACCTCCAGGTGAAATTGATAGCTTTGCCGACACGATTGATCTCAACTCGCCGGTTAGAGTAGATAATTACGAGCTAGGTATCAGAGGAAACTGGAACACTGTTCAAACTTCGCTAGCAGGCTTTTTTAACTATTCTGATTCAGGGTTTGATCTGTTGTTCAATGAGGACGGTACGCTACGGAATGTGCGTGCGCCTCGCCGGGTGTATGGGGTAGAAGGCACGGTAGACTGGCAGCCAGCTTCAAATTGGCGTTTAGGTAGCACGCTGTCGTGGCAAGAAGGTGAACTAGATGAAGACAATGACAGCGAGTTTTTAGCGTTTGATAGTTTCACAATTTCACCGATAAAAGCAACTGCCTATATTGAAAATCAGACCACAACAAACTGGCGAAATCGCCTTCAGCTTTTGTATTCTGGCAATCGCAGTCGCGGCTTTGACGATGGTAACGATGGCGCACCCATTGACGCATATCTGACGGTAGATTTGCTGAGTACGCTAGATGTGGGCAATGGAGAAGTGAGCCTTGGCGTTCGCAACCTCTTTAATGCGCTTTATTTTCCAGTGGAGGCTCAGGCAGTCGCTCCCTTTTTCGACCCTGGAAACTATGCGGGTTCAGGCACTAGCCTAAGTCTTTCCTACAAATTCACATGGTAA